A window of the Dyadobacter pollutisoli genome harbors these coding sequences:
- a CDS encoding GNAT family N-acetyltransferase: protein MIDQLTYIQKKGAEIESVVDDLAQLRITVFHDYPYLYEGTLAYEKIYLKTYIQAEQSFLFAVYDGSKMVGATTCIPLKDETSEVQKPLEDAGFDVNAIFYFGESILLPQYRGLGLGHRFFDERENHVRNMGNYTLCCFCSVNRGDDHPLKPVNYRPNDAFWIKRGYKKEATLQSMMEWPDLGETEPTLKRMIFWIKSI from the coding sequence ATGATTGACCAACTCACCTACATTCAGAAGAAAGGCGCTGAAATTGAATCGGTCGTTGATGACCTGGCACAGCTGAGGATAACCGTCTTTCACGACTATCCTTATCTGTACGAAGGAACATTGGCCTATGAAAAAATCTATCTGAAAACTTACATTCAAGCAGAGCAATCGTTTTTGTTCGCAGTTTATGATGGGTCAAAAATGGTCGGCGCTACTACCTGCATTCCTTTGAAAGATGAGACTTCCGAGGTGCAGAAACCACTTGAAGACGCAGGTTTCGACGTGAATGCTATTTTCTATTTTGGAGAAAGCATTTTACTTCCCCAGTACCGTGGGCTGGGACTGGGCCACCGTTTTTTCGACGAGCGCGAAAATCATGTCCGGAATATGGGAAACTATACATTGTGCTGCTTTTGTTCTGTCAACCGTGGGGACGATCACCCATTGAAACCAGTCAATTACCGCCCCAATGACGCATTCTGGATCAAGCGAGGCTACAAGAAAGAAGCGACATTGCAAAGCATGATGGAGTGGCCGGACCTGGGAGAAACAGAACCTACTCTCAAAAGAATGATCTTCTGGATCAAATCCATTTAA
- a CDS encoding nuclear transport factor 2 family protein translates to MSALETVKQYYQSFNQQNWDGMLVLLHTEIRHEANQGDVRIGIEKFAEFLAKMDESYQETLSDMVFFSEPTDSRVAVEFVVNGIYKKGEEGLPEAYGQSYALPAAAFLELKEGKISRVTTYYNLPLWIELVSKPKND, encoded by the coding sequence ATGTCTGCTCTGGAAACTGTAAAACAATACTATCAAAGCTTTAACCAACAGAACTGGGACGGAATGCTCGTATTGCTGCATACGGAGATCAGGCATGAGGCAAACCAGGGTGATGTACGGATAGGAATCGAAAAATTCGCTGAATTCCTTGCGAAAATGGATGAGTCCTACCAAGAAACCCTGTCCGACATGGTTTTCTTCTCCGAACCGACGGACTCCCGGGTCGCTGTGGAATTTGTTGTCAATGGGATTTATAAAAAAGGCGAAGAAGGCCTTCCTGAGGCTTACGGACAATCTTATGCACTTCCTGCGGCCGCATTTCTGGAATTAAAAGAAGGAAAAATCAGCAGGGTGACTACCTATTATAACCTCCCACTTTGGATAGAACTGGTTTCAAAACCCAAAAATGATTGA
- a CDS encoding carbon-nitrogen hydrolase family protein gives MSVTIASAQYPITEHADFGSWAKHIESWVADAAGKGADLLLFPEYGAMELVSIFSEAIRNDIRRQVKELNAIGSDFCQVFEKLARKYNVIIVAPSIPVIDSGKNLNRAYVFSPAGLAGYQDKFFMTRFENEQWGIESAPKTLTIFETTWGKFGIQICYDVEFAIGSQLLCAAGASLLLAPSCTETIRGATRVHVGARARALENQAYSVVSQTVGQALWSPAVDINYGYAAFYSTPDKDLPEQGIISSMTPQKEGWLIQQLDFSKINAVREDGAVFNFKDHERLHTTIKEENIGIVIKKLL, from the coding sequence ATGAGCGTTACCATTGCTTCGGCTCAATATCCGATCACCGAACATGCTGATTTTGGCAGTTGGGCAAAACATATCGAATCTTGGGTGGCTGACGCTGCGGGAAAGGGCGCAGATCTGCTGCTTTTCCCGGAATATGGCGCGATGGAACTCGTCAGTATTTTCTCCGAGGCAATCCGAAATGATATCCGGCGCCAAGTAAAGGAACTGAATGCGATCGGGAGTGATTTTTGTCAGGTTTTCGAAAAACTGGCAAGGAAATACAATGTCATTATCGTCGCTCCGAGCATTCCCGTCATTGACTCCGGCAAAAATCTGAACCGTGCCTACGTCTTTTCTCCGGCCGGGCTGGCGGGTTACCAGGACAAGTTTTTCATGACGCGCTTTGAGAATGAGCAATGGGGTATCGAAAGCGCTCCGAAAACTTTGACAATTTTTGAAACTACCTGGGGCAAATTTGGCATTCAGATATGCTACGATGTCGAATTTGCGATAGGTTCACAGTTGCTATGCGCTGCCGGAGCATCCCTCCTGTTAGCGCCAAGCTGTACGGAAACGATCCGAGGTGCTACACGTGTACACGTGGGAGCACGGGCCCGTGCACTCGAAAATCAGGCTTACTCCGTCGTTTCACAAACCGTTGGGCAAGCCCTCTGGTCTCCCGCCGTCGACATTAATTATGGGTACGCTGCATTTTACTCCACTCCCGACAAAGACCTCCCCGAGCAGGGCATCATCTCCTCGATGACGCCACAGAAAGAAGGCTGGCTCATCCAGCAACTCGATTTCTCGAAAATCAATGCAGTACGTGAAGACGGTGCTGTTTTTAATTTTAAGGATCACGAAAGACTTCATACCACCATCAAAGAAGAGAACATTGGTATAGTCATCAAAAAGCTATTGTAA